The genome window TGCCGAGTTCGGGAGGGCCTGACGCGTTGGTTTCGCGATAAAGGTTGCTGCCCATGCTTTCGAGGCCGCCCGCATTGTTGAAGCGGACTAGCTGAACCTGGAAACTGGTTGTGCCGTTTGCACCGCTGTAAGTCACGTCGCCATTGGCTCCGATCGTGATGTTCGTGGTTCCGGCAGGAACGGGCTGGAATCCGCCCTGAAGCGGAAGGCCGTCGCTCGTGACGATGCGTCCATCGGCAGCGGTCTTGAAAGCGCCGTCGCGCGTGTAGGCGCGGGAGCCATCGGGCTGCTGCACTTCGAAAAATCCGTCGCCCTGAATGGCAACATCGAGCCGCTCGCCTGTTTGAGTAAGGTCGCCGGAGGTGAAGATGCGCGACGTGGCGACAGGGCGTGAGCCTTCGCCGATCTGAATGCCAGTGGGCAGGAGATTGCCCGAGCCCTGTTCGGCGCCGGGCGCCCGCGTGGTTTGATAGAGCAATTCCTGGAACTCAATCTTGCTCTTCTTGAAACCCGTGGTGTTGACGTTCGCGAGGTTGTTCGAGATGACGTCGAGGTTCATCTGCTGCGACTGCATGCCGGCAGCGGCGGAATAGAGGGAGCGGAGCATACTTCAGATTTGTGGCCGAACGGGGCGTGGTGCGGAAAGGAACACACCACGCCTCGCGGCGGGGACCAGGTTGATGGGCTGCAGGAAATTCATATCACGATTGCGTCAATTCGGAGAGCGCCTTGCCCATGCGTTCGTCCTGCATTTGCAGCACGCGCTGGTTTGCCTCGAACATGCGCATCGATGTGATGAGGCTTGCCATCTCGACGGTGGGTGAAGCATTTGAACCTTCGAGGTATCCCTGGCGCACCTCCGTGTTGAGCGCGGCCTCGGGCTGGGCTTCCGGGCGGTCGGCAAGGAAGAAACCTGCCGAAATCGGAGTGAGCGCCTGGGGATCCTTGAATTCAACCAATCGCAGGGTGCCTTTGACGTCGCCGCCCTGGCTGACGAAACCGTTTGACGAAACCGTGATGGCGCCGCTGTTGTTGGGATCAAATTGCAGGGGGCCGCTGTCGCTGACGACTGGATAACCCTGTTTGGTGACGAGCTGCCCCTGCGCGCTCATGTGCAATTCGCCGTCGCGCGTGTAGGCCTTGTTGCCGTTTGGCAATTGAACTTCAAGGAATCCGGGGCCATCCAGCGCGAAATCAAACTGGTTGCGAGTGGGGCGGAGCTGGCCGGGTTGAAAATTGGTTCCAGGACGCGCGGCGGGCATCACCGTTGAAATCTGCGATGCATTCAGGGCGGCGCCGGGATGTCCGGCTTCAACGGCGCTGAAGGAGATGTCACGCTTGCGATATCCGGGGACCGAACCCGCGGTGAGGTTATGCGTAATGAGTTCCTGCCAGCGCGAGTGGGCGTTCATCGCGGCAGATGCCTGGTAGAGGCTGACATTCATTCAGGGGCTGTTTAGCAGCGGATGTGCCACTGGTTAAAAGCTGCCGTTTTGCAGGAAAATGAAGTGGAAAGCGGAAGAACCTTCCGGGGCAGGAGCAGTTTTTGCCGGGGCAAGGCGGGAACGGGAACGGACAGGCAGAATACGCCTGCGCGAACTACGACCCGTAGACGCAGGCTAGTTCGATCAGCTGGCCGCAGCCGCAGTTCACCTGAATCGTCGTGACACGATCGCCTTCACGCAAAAGGGTGACGCGCGGCTCGCAGGCCGCGCCGTGCGTCGCCGCGACGGCTGGAGCAGACTGGCCGAGCGGGCGGAACGGCTGGGCGTTTGCCGCTTGGGGCAGAACCGTGACGCTGGCGGAAACACCCGCGTTTGAAACAGTGGCCGCCGTCGAGAGCGGCACAAATTCACGGTTGGGATTCATGGTCCTGGGAAGCGGAGGAAACGAGCGGCTGCGGCGGGTTGACCTTGAGCAGCACGGTGACGCGGCGATTTACTTCCGCGTTCGGTTCGGTATTTGGCATCGGCTGCGTGTCGGCGAAGCCGGAAATTTTAAAAATCTGTTTTGACGCCACTCCGCTGTGCAGGAGCTTGCGGCGCGCGGCGTTGGCTCGTTCCGATGAGAGCTCCCATTTGCTGTGCGACTCGCGGCCCGTCTGCTGCGTGGCTTCCGTGTGTCCTTCGAGTTCGATGCGGAACGTTTGGTAGCGTGAAATTTCCCACGCCAATGTGGAGAACACCCATGCGCCATAAACGGTGAACACGTCGGTGCCTTGCTCGAACACGGGTTTTTGCGACCGGTCAAAGACATTGATGCGCAGCCCTTCGGGAGTGAGATCGAGTTGAACAGTGTTCTGCGCGTCCTCCATGTCGGCAAGCATGCGCGAGAGATCCTCAGTGATGTGGCGCAGCATCTCCATTTCGACGGCATTGGCCGATTGAAATTGCCCGCCGCTGTTCTTCTTCTGCGTGCTGGCGTCCTTGTCCTGGTTCGGAAGGATGCCCGTCGATTCCTTGTTCACCGCCGAGAAGGGATTGCGAAACGCACGCTCGACGGCATCCTTGATCTTCGTGTCCTGCGCCGTCAGCCAGAGGCAGAGGAACAGTGCCATCATGGCCGTGACGAAGTCGGCATAGGCGACTTTCCAGGATCCACCGTGATGAGCATGTTTTTTCGGCATGAATCAACCTTTGGCGGGCGCCTTGAGCGCTTTCAGCATCTGCTCGAGCTCTTCAGAGGAAGGCCGCAGATCGCTGCTCAAGCCGCGGCGTCCGATCTCGACTGCCGTGACAGGAGCCATGCCGTTGGCAAAACCCACCACGCAGGCGGAGATGCATTTGGTGTAATCCAATTCGGCTTCGCCAATAAACTCGAGGTTCGTGGCGAGCGGATTCATGTAGCCGTAGGAAAGCAGAATTCCGAGAAAGGTCCCGACGAGCGCTGCAGCGACGTGCTGGCCGATCATCTCCACAGGGCCGGAAATCGACGCCATCGTGATCACAATTCCGAGCACGGCCGCGACGATTCCGAAGCCGGGCATCGCGTCCGCGGTTTTCGTGAGCACGCTGACAGGCGCGTGGTGCTCCATCTCCATGCGCTGGATCTCGACGTCCAGCAACATGCGCAATTGGTCGGGCTTGATCTTGCCATCAATGATGGGCCGCAGGCTGCCGCAGAGAAACTCCACCGCGTGTTTGTTGCCTGCGAAAAGGGGATAGCGTTTCAGGATGACGCTGTTTTGCGGCTCCATCACATGTTCCTCGAGTGCGATCATGCCGTTGCGGCGTCCGAGGAGGAACAGTTCGTACAGCACTTTCAACAACTCCTCGTAGGCAGGGCGGTTGTAGGGCGCTCCCTTGAAGCAGGTGATGATGCCCTTCACCATGTCGATGAGGACTTTCCTGGGCGACATGATGATCAATCCGCCCAGCGCGCCGCCGCCAATGATGATCAGCTCATTGGGATGCCACAAGGCGGAGACGTTTCCGTGGCCCATGATGAAGCCACCGATAATCGAGCCAGTGACAACAATGATGCCGATGATGATGATCATGACAGCTTCGGAGGAGTGGCATTGCCGGCCATCCCGGCTTCATAGCGTTGGATATAAGCGCGAATGGACATGATGGCCTGCGAATGAATCTGGCAGATCCTGGATTCGGTCAGGCCAAACACTTCAGCGATTTCGCGCAGGTGCAGGTCCTCGTGGTAGTAAAGCGCGAGAACCTTGCGCTGAATCTCGGGCAGTTGGTTCAACCGTTTCAAGACGACATCCTTCAACTCGCGCCGGGAAGCTTCATCAACAGGGTTGTCGCTGTGCGGATTGGCCACCACCTCGTAAAGATTGCCACTGTCATTGCCATCCGAACTCGCGCTGGAATCGAGGCAGACAAACGCGGCGGGCCGGATTTCGTCGAGCAGTTCAGTGTATTCGCGCACGGGGATGTTGAGAGCATGAGCCATCTGTTCCTCGTTGGGCGCCCTGCCAAGCTTCTGTTCGAGCTGGTTCAGGACTTCCTGGACGCGCCGGGCCTTCTCATGGATCGTCCGCGGCACCCAGTCCATTCGGCGAAGTTCATCCAGCATCGCGCCGCGAATGCGCAGCCGGGCGTAGGTTTCAAAGGACGTGCCGCATGTGGGGTCGAAGTTGCGCATGGCCTGCAGCAGGCCGATCAGACCGGCGCTGTTGAGGTCGTCGTGGTCGACGTGCTCCGGCAGGGTCATGGCGAGGCGGCCCATGACGGTGCGAACGAGCGGGATGTATTGCTCGACCAGCGCGTTCTCGACAGTGGGATCGTTGCGGCGATGGTAGCGTTTCCAGAGTTCCTGCGGTGTCGGACGGACTTCGGTTGCGACGGACGGAGACTCGGTCGCGCTGGAACGGGGTTTCATATCTTGTTGTTAGGTTTGGTTGCCGGTGTTGACGGCCGCGCGTAGCGGCGTTGCTGCAGGGAGTCGCGCAAGCCATTGATCCACATCCTGCCCCACCAACGAATGAGGAGCGCACCCGCCAGAGCTGCGGCGGAGGCGCGCCAAAGGGAGGTTGGCCATGAACTCTGGCTGGCCAGCGCAAAGCTGGCACCCACCACGAATCCGACTATTGACCCTAGAATCATCAACGACTTCATGCGACTGCGACACGGTTTAGCAGGTGGTCTGCCACACGTTATAAAGTTGAGCGGCACGGCTGGAATTGCGGCCGCCGCGTCGAAAATTTGGATTTTTGGAAAACTTGAGCGGAAACTCTGGGAACATTTTTCCCTGCCAGCGGGCGAGCCCTGCAATTTATGCCGAGAGGAACTTCTGGATGCCACGCGCAGCCGGTTTGCCCGGGAAATACCCCATCACGACGCGCCTCGACGCCGCCCGGGCCGCACGTAGGTTGATGCAACA of Verrucomicrobiia bacterium contains these proteins:
- the flgG gene encoding flagellar basal-body rod protein FlgG — its product is MLRSLYSAAAGMQSQQMNLDVISNNLANVNTTGFKKSKIEFQELLYQTTRAPGAEQGSGNLLPTGIQIGEGSRPVATSRIFTSGDLTQTGERLDVAIQGDGFFEVQQPDGSRAYTRDGAFKTAADGRIVTSDGLPLQGGFQPVPAGTTNITIGANGDVTYSGANGTTSFQVQLVRFNNAGGLESMGSNLYRETNASGPPELGSPGQNGFGTLNQGYLEMSNVKVVEEMVNLILAQRAYEVNAKAVQAADEMMQQSNNLRR
- a CDS encoding flagellar hook-basal body protein translates to MNVSLYQASAAMNAHSRWQELITHNLTAGSVPGYRKRDISFSAVEAGHPGAALNASQISTVMPAARPGTNFQPGQLRPTRNQFDFALDGPGFLEVQLPNGNKAYTRDGELHMSAQGQLVTKQGYPVVSDSGPLQFDPNNSGAITVSSNGFVSQGGDVKGTLRLVEFKDPQALTPISAGFFLADRPEAQPEAALNTEVRQGYLEGSNASPTVEMASLITSMRMFEANQRVLQMQDERMGKALSELTQS
- a CDS encoding flagellar motor protein MotB, coding for MPKKHAHHGGSWKVAYADFVTAMMALFLCLWLTAQDTKIKDAVERAFRNPFSAVNKESTGILPNQDKDASTQKKNSGGQFQSANAVEMEMLRHITEDLSRMLADMEDAQNTVQLDLTPEGLRINVFDRSQKPVFEQGTDVFTVYGAWVFSTLAWEISRYQTFRIELEGHTEATQQTGRESHSKWELSSERANAARRKLLHSGVASKQIFKISGFADTQPMPNTEPNAEVNRRVTVLLKVNPPQPLVSSASQDHESQP
- the motA gene encoding flagellar motor stator protein MotA, yielding MIIIIGIIVVTGSIIGGFIMGHGNVSALWHPNELIIIGGGALGGLIIMSPRKVLIDMVKGIITCFKGAPYNRPAYEELLKVLYELFLLGRRNGMIALEEHVMEPQNSVILKRYPLFAGNKHAVEFLCGSLRPIIDGKIKPDQLRMLLDVEIQRMEMEHHAPVSVLTKTADAMPGFGIVAAVLGIVITMASISGPVEMIGQHVAAALVGTFLGILLSYGYMNPLATNLEFIGEAELDYTKCISACVVGFANGMAPVTAVEIGRRGLSSDLRPSSEELEQMLKALKAPAKG
- a CDS encoding FliA/WhiG family RNA polymerase sigma factor, whose translation is MKPRSSATESPSVATEVRPTPQELWKRYHRRNDPTVENALVEQYIPLVRTVMGRLAMTLPEHVDHDDLNSAGLIGLLQAMRNFDPTCGTSFETYARLRIRGAMLDELRRMDWVPRTIHEKARRVQEVLNQLEQKLGRAPNEEQMAHALNIPVREYTELLDEIRPAAFVCLDSSASSDGNDSGNLYEVVANPHSDNPVDEASRRELKDVVLKRLNQLPEIQRKVLALYYHEDLHLREIAEVFGLTESRICQIHSQAIMSIRAYIQRYEAGMAGNATPPKLS